GAAACAGCACGTCATACATGCCGAAAAGAGTATCGTTTTTTGTGAGTCCAAAAGACAGGGATATGCCGCACTGGGGATCCATGCCCACCACGAGCACCCTTTTTTCCAGGGCGGCCAGACTTGCGGCCAGATTGACCGACGTGGTTGTTTTGCCCACCCCGCCCTTTTGACTGACTACGGCGATGATTCGCGCCATCTATCAACTCTCAGAGATAGTACGTGAAGATACGCGCCCGTTGCGGCGTTTATTTCTCTTTATCAAGAAGCTCCGAAAGGGATGAGGCCACTGTATCGATCTCAATGGTTTTTCCCTTCAGTATTCTTCGTGTTTCCTCATCCAGAACGCCGACGGTGGAGGCCCGTTCAATGATCCTCCCCACCTGGCTATACAGCTCGTCAAGCTCGCCCCATCGGGACATCAGCATGTTCAGGATTTCCATCTTCGGATCGGTTTTCCCGGCGCCCTGCACCTCGGCGGATCGTTTAAATTTTTCCAGTTCCGAAATCAGCCGGGTATGGGCGGTGCGGATGATGTCGAATAACGCATCTTGACGGTCATCGGACCCCTGTCCCAGGCCGCCCGCCGCCTCCGACACCCTGCCGGCCTCCTCGCCGATATCGGAAAATCCCATATACCGGCTCACGGCGGCCAGGGACCGGGAAACGTCGATCAATTCCTCCACGTGCACGGGCACGGGAGGGGTCTGCCCCATGGAATCGACGAGGCGACCGATATGCGCCATATATGTACGAAATCGCTCGATGAACATTATCAAGAGCTCCGGGTCATCATCGAGGCGTGACTCCTTCTTTTTTTTCACCGCCCCGGAGAACGGCTCGTGGTTCAGAGGATCGGAAAAGAATGCCTCGATCTCCGCCTCAAGCTCC
This portion of the Candidatus Zymogenaceae bacterium genome encodes:
- a CDS encoding helix-hairpin-helix domain-containing protein, which codes for TILEGEGALDRRLFEFKEQFEALIADLPRMSETGEAPAPGVPAAEEESAIRRFTQIPGVGEERARILFRAGFTSLSALAEASVARLFRIEGISLSLARDIADYLNPERFIDMEIMPPSRPKVKVEPEPSPPSFPISDPETAAELEAEIEAFFSDPLNHEPFSGAVKKKKESRLDDDPELLIMFIERFRTYMAHIGRLVDSMGQTPPVPVHVEELIDVSRSLAAVSRYMGFSDIGEEAGRVSEAAGGLGQGSDDRQDALFDIIRTAHTRLISELEKFKRSAEVQGAGKTDPKMEILNMLMSRWGELDELYSQVGRIIERASTVGVLDEETRRILKGKTIEIDTVASSLSELLDKEK